The genomic segment GTTGATAAAGCCTATGATTGGGGAAGGCGCGTGACCGAAAAACTTAAGAGTATTATTCCGCGTCAAATGATTCCTGTTGCGCTTCAAGCTGCCGTAGGAGGAAAAATTATCGCCCGCGAGACGGTAAAAGCATTCAGGAAAAATGTTACCGCCAAGTGTTATGGAGGCGATATCACCCGGAAACGGAAGCTTCTTGAGAAACAAAAAGCAGGGAAAAAACGGATGAAGCAGGTTGGAAACGTAGAGGTACCTCAGGAGGCTTTCATTGCCGTATTACAGCTTGATGACTGATTAATGATTGACACGCAATTCATAGACAGGTTCAGGGAATATTCGAGAGCGACGAAATCGCCCTTCTATTCCTTCCTTTTCGTTGTTCCGTTGATGATGACTTATGAACTCGCCGCTTTCGTTCTAAATAAATCTGACATCGAGGGTCTCAGGAACGGCGCTGACGTTGTGACAAAACAGATACTGAACTTATTCGGCGTTGCCGGGTTTTATGGGTTCAGTATTTTTGTTTTAGCCATCCTTATCTGGTTGTTTATTCACGAAATGAAGGATAAGGAGTTCAATCTCCGTTACCGGTATTTATTTGTTATGCTCGGCGAAAGCTTCATATATGCGTTGGTCTTCGGGGTAGTTGTCGGAAAAATCACCAGCATCATACTTCAATTTCCCATGGCGTTGACATGGAAGCATCATTTGGTTCTCTCACTCGGAGCGGGGGTTTATGAGGAATTTCTCTTTCGAGTCGTTCTCATCACGCTGTTTGGATTGATATTCACTAAAGTTGTGGGC from the Candidatus Neomarinimicrobiota bacterium genome contains:
- a CDS encoding CPBP family intramembrane metalloprotease → MIDTQFIDRFREYSRATKSPFYSFLFVVPLMMTYELAAFVLNKSDIEGLRNGADVVTKQILNLFGVAGFYGFSIFVLAILIWLFIHEMKDKEFNLRYRYLFVMLGESFIYALVFGVVVGKITSIILQFPMALTWKHHLVLSLGAGVYEEFLFRVVLITLFGLIFTKVVGLKRATSITLSIVISSLIFSGFHYIGPFGEPFLLRTFTFRFVGGLILSILYVVRGFGITAYTHSLYDLLIVAGIVG